The Synechococcus sp. RS9916 DNA segment CATGGTGGTGATGGCACCGGTGCAATGCCTGCTGTTCTTTGCTGTGGCCATCTACAGCGGCCAGATCACCAGCACCGAGTTTTACAACATCCCTCCAGCGGTGTTCTGGAACTCAGTGCGCACCTGGCTTCAGCCGGACGACCTGCCGTTCATGCTGATCAAAGCCCTGGTGTTTGGCCTGCAGATCGCTGTTCTGGCCTGTGGCTGGGGCCTGACCACCTCCGGCGGACCCAAGGAAGTGGGCACCAGCACCACCGGATCGGTGGTGATGATCCTGGTGACCGTGGCACTGATGGACGTGCTGCTCACTCAGATCCTGTTTGGCTGATCCCTTGATGCCCGAGATGACATCCCCAAAGAAAGGCGCCGTCAGCATCAGCCCCAGCCCGCGGCTGCCGCTGCTGATCCTGGTGCTGGGCCCAGCGCTGCTGCCCTTGCCCCTCCATCCCTGGCCGACCCTGATCAACAGCCTGATCGCCCTGGCCCTGGTGGTGCAGAGCTACAGCCTGCGGTTGGAATTTGAAGAGCGGGCCCTGATCGTGTGGCGCGGCAGCCAGGAACTGCGCCGCTTCCCATACGAGGACTGGATCAGCTGGCGGTTGTTTTGGGATGGGTTCCCCACGGTGCTCTATTTCCGCGAGCGCAAAAGCCCCCATCTGATCCCGGTGCTGTTCAACGCCAGCGAGCTGCGTGAGCAATTACGCACACGAGTTGGCAATCTGGAACAGAACGCCTCCGGCACTGATCCGTCCTGACGCGCTTTATGGCTGACGAACTTCAAAGCACAGAGTCCAGCGAAGCCACCAGCAACGGCAGCAGCGCCAACGACGCCAGTGGCAATAAAGCCAGTGGCAACGACGCCAGCCCTGGGCAAGCGGCAGACACCGCTCCTGCTGAGCCAGCCGCGCCTACGCCTGACTCCGCTGTCAGCACCTCAGAGGCCAACAGCCCTCAAGCCAGCACTGGCACAAACCCTGCCAACAGCGATGACAGCCAGACCAAGGACTGGCAAACCCTGGCCACGGCTGAGCTGCTGGAACGCCGCAGCCAACTCCAACAGGAGATCGCCGAGCTAAGCCAACGCAAGCTGCAGCTGGAAACCGACCTGCGCCAGTCGTTTGCCGGGCAGTCGGATGCGATCGCACGGCGGGTGAAGGGGTTCCAGGAGTATCTCGGCGGTGCCCTCAATGACCTGGCCCAGTCGGTGGAAAGCCTGGAGCTGGTGGTGCAACCGATGGTGGTGCAACCGTCACCCCTCGATCAGCAAGCTGCAGACCCTGCCGGGGAGGCGAGCGATGCCAGCACTCCGCCAGCTGTTGCCGACACCTTCCGCCCCGATGAAGACCTGATCCGCGCCAGCCTGCAGCGGTTCCTGGAACAACCCGATTTCTACGCCGGGCCGTGGAAGCTGCGGCGCAGCCTCGACAGCAACGATGTGGGCCTGCTGGAGGACTGGTTTTTCAACCAAGGCGGGCGGGGGGCCCAGGCCAGCCGCGGCAGCCGCCCCCGCAACGTGTTGGTGAGCGCCGCCCTGATCTCGGTGATCGGCGAGCTCTACGGCGATCAGTTCCAGGCGTTGGTGCTGGCCGGGCAACCGGAACGGCTTGGGGAATGGCGCCGCGGGCTGCAGGACTGCCTCGGGCTCGGCCGGGAAGACTTCGGGCCCAACAGCGGCATCGTGCTGTTCGACCGCGCCGATGCCCTGGTGGAGCGGGCCGATCGCCTGGAAGAACGGGGCGAAGTGCCCCTGATCCTGGTGGATGCCGCCGAACGCGCCGTCGACATCCCCGTGCTTCAGTTCCCCCTCTGGCTGGCCTTTGCAGCCCAGCCGGATGAACTGCTGATCGACGAGGAGTTGCTCTGATGGGTCTCATCACCGCCCTGCTGCTTCTAGCGATCGGCTACCTGCTCGGCTCCATCCCCAGCGGCTATCTGGCAGGGCGCTGGTGCAAGGGCATCGACCTGCGCGAGCTGGGCTCCGGCTCCACCGGCGCTACCAACGTGCTGCGCCAAGTGGGCAAAGGCCCGGCCCTGGTGGTGTTTGTGATCGATGTGGCCAAGGGTGCCGCTGCCGTGCTAATGGCCGGCAGCCTCTTGCCGGGCCATGACTGGATCCAAGTGCTGGCAGGCCTGACGGCCCTGGCCGGTCACATCTGGCCGGTGTGGCTGGGATTCAAGGGTGGTAAGGCAGTGGCCACCGGCCTGGGCATGTTTCTGGGGCTGGCCTGGCCCGTGGGCCTGGCCTGTTTCGGCATCTTCCTCACCACGCTGACCCTGTTCCGGATCGTGTCGCTCTCCAGCGTGCTTGCAGCCATCAGCCTGCCCCTGCTGATGGCTGCAAGCACCGACGGCTCCGCCAAAGTGGTGGTTGCATTGGTGGCGATGGCCTTGGTGATCTGGCGCCACCGCAGCAACCTGCAGCGAATCGTGGCCGGCACCGAACCCAAGATCGGCCAGAAGCGCTGATCCTTTAAGGAGAAGCAAACGCTGAAGAGCTGAGCCGGCACTCACAAGCAGGCTAGCTAAGTCGGACTAAGCTAAAAGGAATCAGTGGAGAGCTGCTATGACCACGGTGAATGTGCATCAAGCCAAAACGCAGCTCTCGAGGCTTCTCCAGCAAGTGGAAGCCGGGGAAACGATCGTGATTGCCCGCGCTGGCAAACCTTCAGCTCAGTTGGTGCCGATCAACGCACACCCCAAAGGGATCAACCCGCCGGGAGCAATGTGTGATCAGATCAGC contains these protein-coding regions:
- a CDS encoding DUF3119 family protein, translated to MTSPKKGAVSISPSPRLPLLILVLGPALLPLPLHPWPTLINSLIALALVVQSYSLRLEFEERALIVWRGSQELRRFPYEDWISWRLFWDGFPTVLYFRERKSPHLIPVLFNASELREQLRTRVGNLEQNASGTDPS
- a CDS encoding DUF3086 domain-containing protein codes for the protein MADELQSTESSEATSNGSSANDASGNKASGNDASPGQAADTAPAEPAAPTPDSAVSTSEANSPQASTGTNPANSDDSQTKDWQTLATAELLERRSQLQQEIAELSQRKLQLETDLRQSFAGQSDAIARRVKGFQEYLGGALNDLAQSVESLELVVQPMVVQPSPLDQQAADPAGEASDASTPPAVADTFRPDEDLIRASLQRFLEQPDFYAGPWKLRRSLDSNDVGLLEDWFFNQGGRGAQASRGSRPRNVLVSAALISVIGELYGDQFQALVLAGQPERLGEWRRGLQDCLGLGREDFGPNSGIVLFDRADALVERADRLEERGEVPLILVDAAERAVDIPVLQFPLWLAFAAQPDELLIDEELL
- the plsY gene encoding glycerol-3-phosphate 1-O-acyltransferase PlsY, translated to MGLITALLLLAIGYLLGSIPSGYLAGRWCKGIDLRELGSGSTGATNVLRQVGKGPALVVFVIDVAKGAAAVLMAGSLLPGHDWIQVLAGLTALAGHIWPVWLGFKGGKAVATGLGMFLGLAWPVGLACFGIFLTTLTLFRIVSLSSVLAAISLPLLMAASTDGSAKVVVALVAMALVIWRHRSNLQRIVAGTEPKIGQKR
- a CDS encoding type II toxin-antitoxin system Phd/YefM family antitoxin produces the protein MTTVNVHQAKTQLSRLLQQVEAGETIVIARAGKPSAQLVPINAHPKGINPPGAMCDQISIGEDFERPLDGLFDGRLEPSSPEQP